A genomic stretch from Lysobacter soyae includes:
- a CDS encoding AAA family ATPase produces the protein MHGKADELLTPALSQALQAAMAQVNQVVLGKALEVRLAFTALLADGHLLIEDLPGLGKTTLAHALASSLGLGFQRVQFTSDLLPADVVGVSIFDTHANGFEFHKGPVFTNVLLADEVNRAPPRTQSALLEAMAEYQVTVDGATHALPTPFFVIATQNPVDLVGTYPLPDSQLDRFLMRISMGYPGEQAERELLAGIDRRTLLQSAQAILTPAMLTDLRAAVNKVHVSEALVTYVQSLLARSRNHPCVRVGLSPRAGIALLRAARAHALLLGRDHARPEDIQQLFVHVAGHRLMSNADAKEARSVAHSVMLAVPVD, from the coding sequence ATGCACGGAAAAGCAGACGAACTCCTGACGCCCGCATTATCGCAGGCTTTGCAAGCGGCCATGGCACAAGTCAACCAAGTGGTCCTTGGCAAGGCTTTGGAGGTCAGGCTCGCGTTCACGGCATTGCTGGCAGACGGCCATTTGCTGATCGAAGACCTGCCGGGCCTTGGCAAGACCACCCTCGCCCACGCCTTGGCGTCGAGTTTGGGTCTCGGGTTCCAACGGGTGCAGTTCACTTCGGATCTTTTGCCCGCGGATGTCGTAGGCGTCTCGATCTTTGACACCCACGCCAACGGCTTCGAATTCCACAAAGGCCCGGTGTTCACAAACGTCTTGTTGGCGGACGAAGTCAATCGCGCGCCGCCACGTACGCAGAGTGCCTTACTGGAAGCCATGGCGGAGTACCAAGTGACCGTGGACGGTGCGACCCATGCGCTGCCTACGCCGTTCTTTGTCATTGCCACGCAGAATCCGGTGGATCTGGTCGGCACGTATCCGCTACCGGATTCGCAACTGGATCGTTTCCTGATGCGGATCTCCATGGGCTATCCGGGCGAACAAGCGGAACGTGAATTGTTGGCCGGCATCGATCGGCGCACCTTGCTGCAATCGGCGCAAGCGATTTTGACGCCGGCCATGCTGACTGACTTGCGCGCCGCGGTGAACAAAGTGCACGTGAGCGAAGCCTTGGTCACATACGTTCAAAGCTTGTTGGCACGCAGTCGCAACCACCCCTGTGTGCGCGTGGGTCTGTCACCGCGTGCCGGCATCGCCCTGCTGCGTGCCGCGCGTGCCCATGCTCTGCTACTTGGGCGCGACCATGCAAGGCCGGAAGATATCCAACAATTGTTTGTGCATGTGGCCGGCCATCGATTGATGTCCAATGCCGACGCAAAAGAAGCGCGCAGCGTTGCCCATTCGGTGATGCTCGCCGTACCTGTGGACTGA
- a CDS encoding ferritin-like domain-containing protein yields MKLNDEDRKAAIAALNKILEIELAGVVRYTHYSLMIYGYGRIPIVSWMKGNAEEGLVHAHRAGEMVTLLGGHPSLKIGQLLESERHDIGDILRESLEHEHASLAAYYDLLKLVEGKSVLLEEYARELIVHEEQHMDEVNKMLRKPGEIAPFHD; encoded by the coding sequence ATGAAACTGAATGACGAAGACCGTAAAGCAGCGATCGCGGCACTGAACAAGATCCTGGAAATCGAATTGGCGGGCGTCGTCCGCTATACGCATTACTCGCTCATGATTTACGGCTACGGCCGCATCCCGATTGTCTCGTGGATGAAAGGCAACGCCGAGGAAGGCTTGGTGCACGCCCATCGTGCCGGCGAAATGGTGACCCTGCTGGGTGGCCACCCCTCACTCAAGATCGGGCAGCTGTTGGAGTCGGAGCGCCACGACATCGGCGACATCTTGCGCGAGAGTCTGGAGCATGAGCACGCCTCCCTGGCCGCCTACTACGACTTGTTGAAATTGGTCGAAGGCAAATCAGTGTTGCTTGAAGAATATGCACGCGAGTTGATCGTGCATGAAGAGCAGCACATGGATGAAGTGAACAAGATGCTGCGCAAGCCGGGCGAGATTGCCCCTTTCCACGACTGA
- a CDS encoding very short patch repair endonuclease: MDIFSREKRSHVMAQIRGRDTKPELLLRRSLWAIGFRYSLHRKGLPGRPDLVLTKWNAVIFVHGCFWHAHENCAGFRLPKSRVEFWQEKLDGNRTRDEQSALALVEGGWSVAVVWECAIEADVEKVSEILSKWLRATKRVNILEVRSSTS; the protein is encoded by the coding sequence GTGGATATTTTTTCACGCGAAAAGCGATCACATGTGATGGCACAGATTCGTGGGCGGGATACGAAACCGGAGTTGCTTCTCCGTCGCTCATTGTGGGCAATCGGTTTCCGATATTCATTACACCGCAAAGGATTGCCTGGGCGGCCTGATTTGGTTCTCACCAAATGGAATGCCGTAATTTTTGTCCACGGTTGCTTTTGGCACGCACATGAGAATTGCGCTGGATTCAGATTGCCGAAGTCGCGTGTTGAGTTCTGGCAAGAGAAACTGGACGGAAATCGCACGAGGGACGAACAAAGTGCATTGGCTTTGGTTGAGGGAGGTTGGTCCGTTGCCGTTGTTTGGGAGTGCGCCATTGAAGCGGACGTGGAGAAGGTGTCGGAAATTCTTTCAAAGTGGTTGCGTGCGACCAAGAGGGTCAATATCTTGGAGGTTCGGTCATCCACGTCCTGA
- a CDS encoding DUF58 domain-containing protein, translated as MFKRSGKPLWLKLERFVRRQRVDTLPVHIDRRRVYVLPTRFGLFFGAVVFVMAGGALNYNNNPALLLALMLGTAGLAGLLTGHLQLSGLVMRGIHADAVHAGDDAVLRVSFQALDARPRTGVMIGIDGQSAMLMMRASSESVVELRLPMVHRGWHEIDKVSVWTTRPMGLAHTWSWLYPVYGWIVYPALEHNGPPLPEASADASRMRAAQGGDDVHQLRAYRHGDALRAIAWKASAKTGALLAREYEQAVQADILLAWSQVRQLPHEQAISRLAHWVALADRQGRRFALQLPGMRAIEANTGLAHRHACMEALARLPGVRA; from the coding sequence GTGTTCAAGCGTTCCGGCAAACCCCTGTGGCTGAAGCTTGAGAGATTTGTCCGTCGTCAACGCGTCGATACCCTGCCCGTACATATCGATCGTCGCCGAGTCTACGTGTTGCCCACCCGCTTCGGACTGTTTTTCGGTGCCGTCGTATTCGTCATGGCCGGCGGCGCCTTGAACTACAACAACAATCCTGCATTGCTGTTGGCGCTGATGTTGGGAACCGCCGGTCTTGCGGGATTGTTGACCGGTCACTTGCAGCTCTCCGGCCTGGTCATGCGTGGCATTCATGCCGACGCCGTGCATGCGGGCGACGATGCGGTCTTGCGCGTTTCGTTCCAAGCGCTGGATGCCCGTCCGCGCACCGGCGTGATGATCGGCATTGATGGGCAAAGCGCGATGTTGATGATGCGGGCATCGTCTGAAAGCGTGGTCGAACTGCGATTGCCGATGGTGCATCGCGGCTGGCATGAGATCGACAAGGTCAGTGTGTGGACCACACGACCGATGGGGTTGGCACATACCTGGTCTTGGCTGTATCCGGTGTACGGGTGGATTGTCTATCCGGCACTTGAGCACAACGGCCCGCCCCTGCCCGAAGCCAGCGCCGATGCGTCGCGCATGCGCGCCGCGCAAGGTGGCGATGATGTTCATCAATTGCGCGCCTACCGCCACGGTGATGCGCTGCGCGCCATCGCATGGAAGGCGTCTGCCAAGACCGGCGCCTTGTTGGCGCGCGAGTACGAACAAGCAGTTCAAGCCGATATCTTGTTGGCGTGGTCGCAAGTGCGGCAATTACCGCACGAGCAGGCCATATCGAGACTGGCGCATTGGGTGGCGCTGGCGGACAGACAAGGACGTCGATTTGCATTGCAGTTGCCGGGAATGCGGGCCATTGAGGCAAACACGGGCCTTGCCCATCGGCACGCTTGCATGGAAGCGTTGGCGAGACTCCCGGGTGTTCGCGCATGA
- a CDS encoding YbaB/EbfC family nucleoid-associated protein, with the protein MRGNIAQLMQQAQAMQESMQRAQNELGNVEVVGQAGGGMVEVTLTGRMECRKVRIDPTTVSDVEMLEDLLAAAMNDAVNKANAAAQERMSAATQGMGLPTGMKLPF; encoded by the coding sequence ATGCGAGGCAATATCGCGCAATTGATGCAACAGGCACAGGCCATGCAAGAAAGCATGCAGCGGGCACAAAACGAACTCGGCAATGTCGAGGTCGTGGGCCAAGCAGGTGGCGGCATGGTGGAAGTCACGCTGACGGGTCGTATGGAATGCCGCAAGGTGCGTATCGATCCCACCACGGTGTCAGACGTCGAAATGCTGGAAGACCTGTTGGCTGCAGCGATGAATGACGCTGTGAACAAGGCCAACGCCGCGGCGCAAGAACGCATGAGTGCGGCAACGCAAGGCATGGGTCTGCCGACTGGTATGAAGCTGCCGTTCTGA
- a CDS encoding pseudouridine synthase, with product MRLSKYISDTGYCSRREADRLISAGRLTVNGTRARVGDEVAEGDDIRLDGEKIRPRAAAKGQRKHVYIALNKPVGVTCTTDESVKGNIVDFVDHDQRIFPIGRLDKDSEGLILLTSNGDIVNEILRAENKLEKEYWVGTNKTVTEEFLRAMAKGVPVHGQMTLPCKTSKLGAVGFKIILVQGLNRQIRLMAAHFRYRVKQLVRMRIGTVKLGHLKPGQWRNLTDAELRSLLPQRTDW from the coding sequence ATGCGTCTTAGCAAATACATCAGTGATACCGGCTATTGTTCGCGCCGCGAGGCCGACCGGTTGATCAGTGCCGGCCGCCTCACGGTCAACGGCACGCGTGCGCGTGTGGGCGATGAGGTAGCCGAAGGGGATGACATTCGCCTGGACGGTGAAAAAATCCGTCCGCGCGCCGCCGCCAAGGGGCAGCGTAAGCATGTCTATATCGCGCTGAACAAACCGGTGGGGGTCACGTGCACCACCGATGAATCCGTGAAAGGCAACATCGTGGATTTCGTTGATCACGACCAACGCATTTTTCCGATCGGCCGCTTGGACAAGGATTCGGAAGGCTTGATCCTGCTCACGAGCAACGGCGACATCGTCAACGAAATTCTTCGCGCCGAAAACAAGCTGGAAAAAGAATACTGGGTGGGCACCAACAAGACCGTGACTGAAGAGTTCCTGCGTGCCATGGCCAAGGGTGTGCCCGTCCACGGGCAAATGACGCTGCCCTGCAAAACCAGCAAGCTTGGCGCAGTCGGTTTCAAAATCATCTTGGTGCAAGGCCTGAACCGGCAAATCCGACTGATGGCAGCGCATTTCCGATATCGGGTGAAGCAATTGGTGCGCATGCGCATCGGCACCGTCAAGCTGGGTCACTTGAAGCCTGGGCAATGGCGCAACTTGACGGACGCGGAGTTGCGCAGCCTACTGCCGCAAAGAACGGACTGGTAA
- the dnaX gene encoding DNA polymerase III subunit gamma/tau — protein MSYLVLARKWRPRRFSELVGQEHVVRALTNALETGRVHHAFLFTGTRGVGKTTIARIFAKSLNCENGTSAEPCGECSTCKDIDAGRYIDLLEIDAASNTGVDDVRELIDNAQYMPSRGRVKVYLIDEVHMLTKNAFNALLKTLEEPPGHVKFLLATTDPQKLPITVLSRCLQFNLKRLELDQIEGQITRILQAENIEFDVEAVAQLSDAADGSLRDGLSLLDQAIAYTGGKVDEAAVAKMLGTVDRTRVEALLNALVNQSGPELMQEIAALADFSPDWRAVLDAMAKALHKIQIKQLVPEALADESTENLQGFAEAVSPELVQLWYQIALNGKRDLDHAPTARTGFEMSMLRMLAFRPMPQQAVAAGNETHAPPVPSLKPATPAAAPARVERDAPVPQAAPSPVAAAPAPAQPPIPAKPASTPSNIVPMHHDDWVALVRNAKLSGLIGQCAINAALLSQKGAQIVLGLPKNLGHTARPNTLRALEEKLTPILGYVPVISVELQDEIKADTVRAQDEKVQNDRMSAAEQSFREDPFVQTLLAEGGQIVPDSIQPYND, from the coding sequence ATGAGCTATCTCGTACTTGCGCGCAAATGGCGCCCGCGTCGTTTCAGTGAACTGGTCGGCCAAGAGCACGTGGTTCGTGCATTGACCAATGCCTTGGAAACGGGGCGCGTGCATCACGCTTTCCTGTTCACCGGCACCCGCGGCGTCGGCAAAACCACGATTGCGCGGATCTTCGCCAAATCGCTCAACTGCGAGAACGGGACTTCCGCCGAACCCTGCGGCGAGTGTTCGACCTGTAAAGACATCGATGCGGGTCGTTACATTGATCTGCTGGAAATCGACGCCGCCAGCAATACCGGCGTAGACGATGTGCGCGAGCTGATCGACAACGCACAGTACATGCCCTCCCGCGGTCGCGTGAAGGTCTATCTGATCGACGAAGTGCACATGCTCACGAAGAATGCCTTCAACGCCTTGCTGAAGACCCTCGAAGAGCCACCGGGTCACGTCAAATTTTTGCTTGCCACAACGGATCCGCAAAAACTGCCGATCACGGTGCTGTCGCGTTGTTTGCAATTCAATTTGAAGCGCTTGGAGCTCGACCAAATCGAAGGTCAGATCACCCGCATTCTGCAGGCGGAAAACATCGAGTTCGACGTCGAAGCGGTCGCGCAATTGAGTGATGCGGCTGACGGGTCGTTGCGCGATGGTTTGTCGTTGCTGGATCAAGCCATCGCCTACACCGGTGGCAAGGTGGATGAAGCGGCGGTGGCGAAGATGCTGGGCACCGTCGACCGCACCCGTGTGGAGGCGCTGTTGAATGCCTTGGTCAATCAAAGCGGACCCGAATTGATGCAGGAGATCGCCGCACTGGCGGATTTCTCGCCGGATTGGCGCGCGGTGCTCGATGCGATGGCGAAAGCCTTGCACAAGATCCAAATCAAGCAACTGGTGCCGGAAGCCTTGGCTGACGAAAGCACCGAAAACCTGCAAGGTTTCGCCGAGGCGGTGTCGCCGGAGTTGGTCCAGCTTTGGTATCAAATCGCGTTGAACGGAAAACGCGATCTCGACCACGCGCCGACCGCGCGGACGGGATTCGAGATGTCGATGCTGCGCATGTTGGCGTTCCGTCCGATGCCGCAGCAGGCCGTTGCCGCGGGAAATGAAACGCATGCGCCGCCAGTGCCTTCGCTGAAGCCGGCAACACCTGCCGCTGCGCCCGCTCGCGTGGAGCGAGATGCGCCGGTTCCGCAGGCTGCGCCTTCGCCGGTTGCCGCTGCGCCCGCACCTGCGCAACCGCCGATTCCCGCCAAGCCGGCCTCGACGCCTTCAAACATCGTGCCGATGCACCACGACGATTGGGTCGCGCTGGTGCGCAATGCAAAGCTCAGCGGGCTGATCGGGCAATGTGCCATCAATGCCGCGTTGCTGTCGCAGAAGGGTGCACAGATCGTGCTCGGCTTGCCGAAGAACCTGGGGCATACCGCGCGTCCGAACACCCTGCGCGCGCTGGAAGAAAAGCTCACGCCGATCCTCGGCTATGTGCCGGTGATTTCCGTTGAGCTGCAAGATGAAATCAAGGCCGACACCGTGCGCGCGCAAGACGAGAAAGTGCAAAACGACCGGATGAGCGCCGCGGAACAATCTTTCCGTGAGGATCCGTTCGTGCAGACGTTGCTGGCCGAAGGCGGGCAAATCGTGCCGGATTCCATTCAACCCTATAACGATTAG
- a CDS encoding DUF418 domain-containing protein, producing MNQIDAAVGTKTGSANALPRTLRGVRVAERLEVLDALRGFALFGILMANIQYWAGWMMMSPKETARFHDASELRVMRGIERFLIDGKFYTLFSLLFGAGCVLIMLRLQRDGHAWKRTYFRRMAVLMLIGIVHTLLIWDGDILLLYAVLGFTLPWFAERADRTLLVAAFLLIFVVPFLGKAVFAAMGWAPADYLLDGSLKWLESQGGPQFGGEVAWLQSTNLAEYPKWTLSGTVYSLGLRLDSWRIPKVLGIMILGLWCGRKIPDGLLTDRAFLKRVLALGALIGVPATAFYASRKGVNQSDWTSMIGTVPFALAYASAFLLLWPTAKRVLGVLVAPGRMPLTNYLMQSVVNGVVFFGFGLGWMGTLSMGQTYAWALALFSVQVLVSHLWLIRFEHGPVEAFWRRLTYASR from the coding sequence ATGAACCAGATCGATGCCGCAGTGGGTACAAAGACTGGAAGTGCTAATGCCTTGCCGCGAACGCTTCGCGGTGTTCGCGTCGCAGAGCGCCTCGAGGTGCTCGACGCGCTGCGGGGGTTCGCCCTTTTCGGCATTCTGATGGCGAACATCCAATATTGGGCGGGCTGGATGATGATGTCGCCCAAGGAGACGGCGCGTTTCCATGATGCGAGCGAACTCCGTGTCATGCGCGGCATCGAGCGCTTCCTGATCGATGGCAAGTTTTACACCCTGTTTTCGCTGCTTTTCGGCGCAGGCTGCGTGTTAATCATGCTGCGGCTGCAACGCGACGGGCATGCGTGGAAGCGCACCTATTTTCGACGCATGGCGGTGTTGATGCTGATCGGCATCGTGCACACCTTGCTGATTTGGGATGGCGATATCTTGCTGCTTTATGCGGTGCTTGGTTTCACTTTGCCGTGGTTTGCGGAACGCGCCGACCGTACCTTGCTGGTAGCGGCATTTCTGTTGATATTCGTCGTGCCCTTCCTTGGCAAGGCGGTATTTGCGGCGATGGGCTGGGCACCCGCAGATTACCTGTTGGACGGGTCCTTGAAATGGCTCGAATCCCAGGGCGGCCCTCAGTTCGGTGGGGAAGTGGCGTGGTTGCAATCCACGAACCTTGCCGAGTATCCGAAGTGGACGTTGTCTGGCACCGTCTATTCGCTCGGACTGCGGCTGGACAGCTGGAGAATTCCAAAGGTGCTGGGAATCATGATTCTCGGCCTGTGGTGCGGGCGAAAAATCCCCGATGGTTTGCTGACGGATCGCGCCTTCTTGAAGCGGGTATTGGCATTGGGCGCGTTGATCGGCGTGCCGGCCACCGCCTTTTATGCCTCGCGCAAAGGCGTCAATCAAAGCGATTGGACCTCGATGATCGGGACGGTTCCATTTGCGCTGGCATATGCGTCGGCGTTTCTGTTGCTTTGGCCGACGGCGAAGCGGGTTCTCGGAGTACTGGTTGCCCCCGGTCGCATGCCGCTCACGAACTACTTGATGCAGTCGGTGGTCAATGGTGTGGTGTTTTTCGGATTCGGTCTGGGGTGGATGGGCACGCTGTCGATGGGGCAAACGTATGCTTGGGCGTTGGCCTTGTTCTCGGTGCAGGTGCTCGTGTCACATCTGTGGTTGATAAGATTTGAGCATGGGCCGGTGGAGGCGTTTTGGCGGCGGCTGACCTACGCTTCGCGCTGA
- the recR gene encoding recombination mediator RecR, protein MSSPLLEQLIDALRILPGVGQKTAQRMAYHVLERERDGATRLASVLAESVEKIGHCTRCRDFSETEVCAICTSASRDAHLLCVLESPADRMALEQATGFRGLYFILQGRLSPLDGIGPAELGLDQLAARLAEGEITEMIIATNPTVEGEATAHFLAQLARSKSVKPSRLAHGVPLGGELEYVDRGTLAHAFGSRIEMS, encoded by the coding sequence ATGTCATCACCGCTGCTCGAACAACTGATTGACGCCCTCCGTATTCTTCCCGGCGTAGGACAGAAGACGGCGCAACGTATGGCGTATCACGTGCTGGAACGCGAGCGCGATGGCGCGACGCGGCTGGCCTCGGTATTGGCCGAATCGGTGGAAAAGATCGGTCATTGCACGCGCTGCCGCGACTTCAGTGAAACCGAGGTCTGTGCCATTTGCACCAGTGCCTCGCGCGATGCGCACTTGCTGTGCGTCTTGGAATCGCCTGCCGACCGGATGGCCTTGGAACAAGCCACGGGCTTTCGGGGCTTGTACTTCATTTTGCAGGGCCGACTGAGTCCGCTCGACGGTATCGGGCCGGCGGAGTTGGGTTTGGATCAATTGGCCGCGCGCTTGGCCGAAGGTGAGATCACGGAAATGATCATTGCCACCAACCCGACGGTGGAAGGTGAAGCCACAGCGCATTTTCTTGCGCAGTTGGCGCGCAGCAAGTCGGTCAAACCGAGTCGTCTGGCGCATGGCGTGCCGTTGGGCGGCGAGCTTGAGTATGTGGATCGTGGCACCTTGGCGCATGCCTTCGGTAGCCGCATCGAAATGAGCTGA
- a CDS encoding histidine triad nucleotide-binding protein, whose translation MSDTIFHKIKNREIPSEIVFEDEHVFAFRDIAPQAPVHVLFVPKQDFATLNDVPADSPEIIGRLATAAATYAKREGFAENGYRIVMNCNGDGGQTVFQIHLHLLAGAPLGHFGARGAGFTA comes from the coding sequence ATGAGCGACACCATTTTTCACAAGATCAAGAACCGCGAAATTCCTTCCGAGATTGTGTTCGAGGACGAACACGTCTTCGCCTTTCGCGACATCGCGCCACAAGCGCCGGTGCATGTGTTGTTCGTGCCCAAGCAAGACTTCGCCACGTTGAACGATGTGCCGGCCGATTCGCCGGAAATCATCGGGCGGTTGGCGACAGCGGCGGCGACCTATGCGAAGCGGGAAGGCTTTGCCGAAAACGGCTATCGCATCGTCATGAACTGCAACGGCGACGGCGGACAAACCGTGTTCCAAATCCATCTGCATTTGCTGGCGGGTGCGCCCTTAGGGCATTTTGGCGCAAGGGGCGCCGGATTCACGGCCTGA
- a CDS encoding transglutaminase TgpA family protein, whose translation MNLDEKTRPYVMLALGLCMLPLLLQLEIPVALTVTGTALLTTIASWRNPLPGVLKILLLVIVVTAVFMVYRGFGRDTGCALLAAMLAIKPSETQTVRDGRSLVGFGTFAPFSTYLLNQSPTALILGAIAVVVAILVLMRLADLENQVDSADWSPREPLRATGKLLLTGLPLAMAAFWLFPRLPTPLWGLPEKSVSKVGLGDTMKPGEWSELLLDDTPAMRVRFQGTPPSSQDLYWRGTVFWDFDGVEWKPDSAAAIDTGGRSLIKTTASRWHYTADVEPTDRKILPLLEYSTAVPEGVRMNVDGALRTETNMSNLTRWQVEAAPAALDPTPLSRVIRQRALRLPNDLNGRTRALGRQWRSEFGSNDEGIVQRALDTFHRDFTYSLTVPQPGLHWIDDFMFQNKVGFCEHYSTAFVVLMRAAGIPARVVTGYAGGFYNKTGDYWLIRNSDAHAWSEVWLNGRGWTRVDPTAAVAAANIYDTLEERAPGRIGQFDGFQRLWEVSDSLRRGWNDFILGFDAKRQAGMFKRFGINKMDSSTLIALFVIAVVIAMAWMVLLLRRGERVADPLLRAWHGLSKRYAKHGLAREAYEPVHAWLDRITRARPENAAAMQALAERFSAMRYAAVSREKTAQLIRDIKRFRP comes from the coding sequence ATGAATCTGGATGAGAAGACACGCCCCTATGTGATGCTGGCACTCGGTCTTTGCATGCTGCCTTTGCTGCTGCAATTGGAAATCCCGGTGGCACTCACAGTGACCGGCACTGCGCTCCTGACGACGATTGCCAGTTGGCGCAATCCGCTCCCCGGCGTTCTCAAGATCTTGCTGCTGGTGATCGTGGTGACTGCCGTCTTCATGGTCTATCGCGGCTTCGGAAGAGATACCGGCTGTGCCTTGCTCGCTGCCATGCTCGCAATCAAACCGTCCGAGACCCAGACCGTTCGCGATGGCCGGAGTTTGGTTGGCTTCGGCACGTTTGCGCCGTTTTCAACGTACCTGCTCAATCAAAGCCCGACTGCATTGATTTTGGGGGCCATCGCGGTCGTCGTGGCGATTCTTGTGTTGATGCGCCTCGCCGATTTGGAAAACCAGGTCGACTCAGCCGATTGGTCACCCAGAGAGCCGCTGCGCGCGACCGGTAAATTGCTGTTGACCGGTTTGCCGTTGGCGATGGCCGCGTTCTGGTTGTTTCCGCGCTTGCCTACCCCGTTGTGGGGTTTGCCGGAAAAGTCAGTCTCCAAGGTCGGCTTAGGCGACACGATGAAGCCCGGCGAATGGAGCGAGTTGCTATTGGATGACACCCCGGCCATGCGCGTGCGTTTTCAAGGCACGCCGCCGTCTTCGCAAGACCTGTATTGGCGTGGCACGGTGTTTTGGGATTTCGACGGTGTGGAGTGGAAGCCCGATAGCGCGGCGGCGATTGACACCGGCGGACGCAGTTTGATCAAGACGACGGCGTCACGTTGGCACTACACGGCCGATGTGGAACCGACCGACCGCAAGATTTTGCCGTTGCTCGAATACAGCACCGCAGTGCCCGAAGGCGTGCGCATGAACGTCGACGGTGCTCTGCGAACCGAAACCAACATGAGCAACCTGACGCGCTGGCAGGTGGAGGCGGCACCCGCAGCACTCGACCCGACTCCCCTGTCACGGGTGATCCGGCAACGTGCGCTGCGTTTGCCGAACGACTTGAACGGCCGGACGCGCGCATTGGGCCGTCAGTGGCGCAGTGAATTCGGCAGCAACGATGAAGGCATTGTGCAAAGGGCACTCGATACCTTCCACAGGGACTTCACCTATTCGTTGACTGTGCCGCAGCCGGGCCTGCATTGGATCGATGATTTCATGTTCCAGAACAAGGTCGGGTTTTGTGAGCACTACAGCACCGCATTCGTGGTGCTGATGCGCGCAGCCGGAATTCCGGCAAGGGTTGTTACGGGCTACGCCGGTGGTTTTTACAACAAGACCGGCGACTATTGGCTGATCCGCAATTCGGACGCGCACGCATGGTCGGAAGTTTGGTTGAACGGCCGCGGCTGGACGCGCGTCGACCCGACTGCCGCCGTGGCAGCCGCCAACATTTACGACACGCTCGAAGAACGCGCGCCTGGTCGAATCGGCCAGTTCGACGGATTCCAGCGTTTGTGGGAGGTCAGCGACAGTTTGCGCCGCGGGTGGAACGACTTCATTTTGGGCTTCGACGCGAAACGCCAAGCCGGCATGTTCAAGCGCTTCGGCATCAACAAGATGGATAGCAGCACGTTGATTGCACTATTCGTCATCGCGGTCGTCATCGCCATGGCGTGGATGGTGCTGTTATTGCGACGCGGTGAACGCGTGGCCGATCCGCTATTGCGTGCATGGCACGGCTTGAGCAAACGCTATGCGAAGCATGGCCTGGCGCGCGAAGCATACGAACCTGTGCATGCATGGTTGGATCGCATCACGCGGGCGCGACCGGAAAATGCGGCGGCGATGCAGGCGTTGGCCGAACGCTTCAGCGCAATGCGTTATGCGGCCGTATCCCGTGAAAAAACCGCACAGCTCATCAGAGACATCAAACGATTCAGGCCGTGA
- a CDS encoding SOS response-associated peptidase family protein — protein sequence MCYSAQIEQSYKDYVRKFGADISIDEFAKVFWSDRSAKTPKAMRQAFLNSSEPWANEIIQGIEALNKEQSAKFEQELFAQKTRLNKAVVSLKTKETKKALEDKRIASNKIKAAESRLKDLKRSKLEPKDSRVFPGIFSTVVAAENGKRFVAPMRYGCRLAGKPASYDQRYPGTYNARRDSLEGFWRQQFGYTHALIIADKFYENVEIDCKNVVLEFEPRDGEPMLIACLWSRWTDPKGIEPDLLSFAAITDEPEPEVAAAGHDRTIINIKPEHVDAWLNPDPANLEALYAIFDDKRHPYYEHRIAA from the coding sequence ATGTGCTACTCGGCACAGATCGAGCAAAGTTATAAGGACTACGTCCGCAAATTCGGTGCTGATATCAGCATCGATGAGTTCGCCAAAGTGTTTTGGAGCGACCGAAGCGCCAAAACACCCAAGGCGATGCGACAGGCGTTCTTGAATTCCAGCGAGCCATGGGCAAATGAAATTATTCAAGGCATCGAAGCACTAAACAAGGAACAGTCTGCGAAATTCGAGCAAGAGTTGTTTGCACAGAAAACGCGCCTGAATAAAGCCGTGGTGTCCTTGAAAACGAAAGAAACCAAGAAGGCGCTTGAGGACAAGCGCATTGCAAGCAACAAAATCAAAGCGGCGGAAAGCCGCTTGAAAGACTTGAAGCGGTCGAAATTGGAACCCAAAGATTCACGCGTCTTTCCCGGCATCTTCAGCACAGTGGTTGCCGCAGAAAACGGGAAGCGATTCGTCGCACCGATGCGCTATGGATGCCGACTTGCGGGAAAGCCGGCCTCATACGACCAACGTTACCCCGGAACCTACAACGCTCGCCGGGACAGCCTGGAAGGATTCTGGCGGCAACAATTCGGCTACACGCACGCGCTGATCATCGCCGACAAATTCTATGAAAACGTGGAGATTGACTGCAAAAACGTCGTGCTTGAATTCGAACCGAGAGATGGCGAGCCGATGTTGATTGCGTGTCTTTGGTCGCGTTGGACAGACCCGAAGGGGATAGAACCCGACTTACTTTCTTTTGCCGCGATTACGGACGAGCCCGAGCCCGAAGTCGCTGCCGCCGGCCACGACAGGACGATTATCAATATCAAGCCCGAGCACGTTGACGCGTGGCTAAATCCTGACCCGGCGAATCTTGAGGCTCTTTACGCGATCTTTGATGACAAACGGCATCCGTACTATGAGCATCGGATTGCGGCTTGA